One segment of Brassica napus cultivar Da-Ae chromosome C3, Da-Ae, whole genome shotgun sequence DNA contains the following:
- the LOC106454693 gene encoding uncharacterized protein LOC106454693, producing MKSSLTITIALLLLYIISVLCLAKECTNTPSQLSSHTFRNALLQSKNESLKTEMFSHYHLTPTDDTAWSTLLPRKMLREEEDEYGWTMMYRKIKNSDNFLKEVSLHDVRLDPNTFHWGAQQTNLEYLLMLDVDSLAWSFRKAAGLDAPGSYYGGWERPDSELRGHFVGHYLSATAYMWASTHNNTLKEKMSALVSALSTCQQKLGTGYLSAFPSSFFDRFEAITPVWAPYYTIHKILAGLVDQYKLAGNTQALKMATWMGDYFYGRVRNVIKTYSVGRHWQSLNEETGGMNDVLYQIYSITGDSKYLLLAHLFDKPCFLGVLAVQADDISGFHSNTHIPIVVGSQLRYEITGDPLHKEISMFFMDIVNASHSYATGGTSVNEFWQDPKRMATTLQTENEESCTTYNMLKVSRNLFRWTKEVSYADYYERALTNGVLGIQRGTEPGLMIYMLPLGRGVSKAVTYHGWGTPYDSFWCCYGTGIESFSKLGDSIYFQEDGESPALYVIQYISSSLDWKSTGLTLSQRVKPVVSSDPYMRVTFTFSSSKGGMGKESTLNLRIPIWTNSESAKVSFNGQPLKVPASGNFLSIKQNWKSGDQVTMELPLSIRTEAIKDDRPEYSSLQAILYGPYLLAGLTSRDWSITTQPKDGKWISSIPETHNTHLVTLSQQSGNLSYVLSNNNQTITMEVSPEPGTQAAVAATFRLVTADSKGKVSIPEELIGSVVMIEPFDFPGMLVAQATDSSLAVQDSSSTDQEASSFRLVDGVDGNPGSVSLRLESKKGCFVYSDETLKGGMKLRLKCDSDVADDKFKQAASFRLRKGMSQYNPMSFVMSGTQRNFVLSPLFSLRDETYNVYFSVQT from the exons ATGAAGTCTAGTCTCACCATAACGATTGCTTTATTATTACTATACATAATCTCTGTTCTTTGTTTAGCAAAAGAGTGCACAAACACTCCTTCACAGCTCTCCTCACACACTTTCCGCAACGCGCTTCTCCAATCAAAGAACGAATCTCTAAAGACAGAGATGTTCTCTCATTACCATCTAACACCAACTGACGACACAGCTTGGTCTACTTTACTACCAAGAAAGATGTTGAGGGAAGAGGAAGATGAATACGGTTGGACTATGATGTACAGGAAAATCAAGAACTCGGATAACTTCCTCAAGGAAGTTTCTTTGCACGACGTTAGGCTGGACCCAAACACCTTCCACTGGGGAGCTCAGCAGACAAATCTCGAGTATCTGTTGATGTTGGATGTTGATAGTTTGGCCTGGAGCTTCCGTAAAGCAGCTGGTCTTGACGCTCCAGGAAGTTACTATGGAGGATGGGAGAGACCAGATAGTGAACTCCGTGGCCATTTCGTCG gtCACTATCTGAGTGCAACAGCTTACATGTGGGCAAGTACTCATAACAACACTCTCAAGGAGAAGATGTCAGCTCTTGTCTCAGCTTTATCTACTTGCCAACAGAAACTTGGCACTGGTTATCTTTCTGCTTTCCCTTCCAGCTTTTTCGACCGGTTTGAAGCTATAACTCCTGTATGGGCTCCATACTACACCATTCACAAG ATTTTAGCTGGTCTAGTGGATCAATACAAGTTAGCTGGGAACACTCAAGCTCTGAAAATGGCAACATGGATGGGTGATTACTTCTACGGCCGTGTACGTAATGTGATAAAGACTTACAGTGTTGGAAGACATTGGCAATCACTAAACGAGGAGACTGGTGGCATGAATGATGTTCTCTATCAGATATACAGCATTACT GGAGATTCCAAGTATTTGCTCCTGGCACATCTCTTTGACAAGCCTTGCTTTCTTGGAGTGCTTGCAGTTCAG GCTGATGATATAAGTGGATTCCACTCTAACACACATATTCCTATTGTGGTTGGATCTCAACTCCGGTATGAAATCACTGGTGATCCACTCCATAAG GAAATCTCAATGTTTTTTATGGATATAGTCAATGCTTCTCACAGCTATGCAACTGGTGGAACATCAGTCAATGAGTTCTG GCAAGATCCAAAGAGAATGGCTACTACGTTGCAAACTGAAAACGAGGAGTCATGTACAACTTATAACATGCTCAAG GTGTCTAGGAATCTGTTCAGGTGGACAAAAGAAGTTAGTTATGCAGACTATTATGAGCGTGCTTTGACAAACGGTGTGCTTGGGATTCAAAGAGGAACTGAGCCTGGACTGATGATATACATGCTCCCATTGGGTAGAGGTGTTTCTAAGGCCGTGACTTATCACGGTTGGGGTACACCTTATGATTCCTTCTGGTGTTGCTATGGCACTG GTATTGAATCTTTCTCAAAACTGGGAGACtctatatattttcaagaaGATGGGGAATCTCCAGCTCTATATGTCATACAGTATATATCAAGCTCACTTGATTGGAAGTCTACTGGTCTTACACTATCTCAGAGAGTTAAACCTGTTGTGTCATCGGATCCTTACATGCGTGTGACATTtactttctcttcttccaaaGGG GGAATGGGGAAGGAGTCTACATTGAATCTAAGAATACCTATTTGGACTAACTCTGAAAGTGCTAAAGTATCTTTTAATGGACAACCTCTGAAAGTACCAGCTTCAG GTAACTTTCTATCAATCAAACAGAACTGGAAATCCGGAGATCAAGTAACCATGGAGCTACCGTTGAGTATCAGAACCGAAGCTATAAAAG ATGATCGGCCTGAGTACTCATCACTTCAAGCCATACTATATGGCCCCTACTTGTTAGCTGGACTCACAAGCAGGGACTGGAGCATCACAACTCAACCTAAAGATGGGAAATGGATAAGCTCTATACCTGAAACTCACAACACTCACCTTGTCACGCTCTCGCAACAATCTGGTAACCTATCTTACGTGTTGTCAAATAACAACCAAACCATCACGATGGAAGTATCACCCGAACCAGGGACACAAGCCGCTGTTGCAGCAACTTTCAGGCTCGTGACCGCTGATTCTAAAGGGAAGGTTTCGATTCCAGAGGAACTAATTGGAAGTGTGGTTATGATAGAACCGTTTGATTTCCCTGGGATGCTTGTGGCGCAAGCAACTGACAGTTCCCTTGCGGTTCAAGATTCTTCTTCTACAGACCAAGAAGCCTCGAGCTTTCGGTTAGTAGATGGAGTTGATGGGAATCCAGGAAGCGTTTCTTTGAGGCTAGAGAGCAAGAAGGGTTGTTTTGTGTACAGTGATGAAACCCTAAAGGGGGGAATGAAACTGAGGCTTAAATGTGATTCGGATGTGGCTGATGACAAGTTTAAACAGGCGGCAAGCTTTAGGTTAAGGAAGGGAATGAGTCAATACAATCCGATGAGTTTCGTGATGAGTGGAACACAGAGGAACTTTGTGTTATCACCATTGTTCAGCTTAAGAGATGAAACATACAATGTCTACTTCAGTGTACAaacttga
- the LOC106454704 gene encoding FT-interacting protein 3, protein MEKPGQNIDFALKETSPKIGAGAVTGDKLSCTYDLVEQMHYLYVRVVKAKELPGKDVTGSCDPYVEVKLGNYRGMTKHFEKKSNPEWRQVFAFSKERIQASILEVIVKDKNVMLDDFIGGIMFDLNEIPKRVPPDSPLAPQWYRLEDRHGRKVKGELMLAVWMGTQADEAFSDAWHSDAATVGPEGVTNIRSKVYLSPKLWYVRVNVIEAQDLIPHDKTKFSEVYVKAMLGNQTLRTRVSQNKTLNPMWNEDLMFVVAEPFEEPLILAVENRVAPNNDETLGRCAIPLQSVQRRLDHRPLHSRWFNLEKHIMVDGEKKEIKFASRIHLRIFLEGGYHVLDESTHYSSDLRPTAKQLWKPSIGLLEVGIISAHGLMPMKTKDGKGTTDAYCVAKYGQKWIRTRTIVDSLMPKWNEQYTWEVFDTCTVITFGAFDNGHIPGGSGKDTRIGKVRIRLSTLESDRIYTHSYPLLVFHPSGIKKTGEIQLAVRFTCLSVINMLHMYSQPLLPKMHYIHPLSVLQLDSLRYQAMNIVSARLNRAEPPLRKEVVEYMLDVDSHMWSMRRSKANFFRIMNVLSGLVAVTKWFDQICHWRNPITTVLIHVLFIILVLYPELILPTVFLYLFLIGIWNFRWRPRHPPHMDTRLSHADAVHPDELDEEFDTFPTSRSPAIVRMRYDRLRSIGGRVQTVIGDLATQGERFLSLLSWRDPRATTLFLFFCLIAAVVLYVTPFQVVALLTGIYLLRHPRFRHKLPSVPLNLFRRLPARSDSLI, encoded by the coding sequence ATGGAGAAACCAGGGCAAAATATAGACTTTGCACTCAAGGAGACTTCACCAAAGATTGGCGCAGGAGCCGTGACAGGTGATAAACTCTCCTGCACTTATGATTTGGTTGAGCAGATGCATTACCTCTACGTCCGGGTCGTGAAGGCGAAAGAGCTACCAGGAAAAGACGTGACCGGAAGCTGCGACCCTTACGTTGAAGTGAAGCTAGGCAACTACAGAGGAATGACCAAGCATTTTGAGAAGAAGTCGAATCCAGAGTGGAGGCAAGTGTTTGCGTTTTCAAAAGAGAGGATCCAAGCATCAATCCTGGAGGTTATAGTGAAAGACAAAAACGTTATGTTGGATGATTTCATCGGCGGAATCATGTTTGATCTCAACGAGATTCCTAAGCGAGTTCCTCCCGATAGCCCGTTGGCTCCTCAGTGGTACCGCTTGGAGGATCGACATGGGCGTAAGGTTAAAGGAGAGCTTATGTTAGCTGTTTGGATGGGAACACAAGCTGATGAAGCTTTCTCTGACGCTTGGCACTCGGATGCAGCCACGGTTGGACCGGAAGGTGTGACGAATATCCGGTCCAAAGTTTATCTTTCACCAAAGCTTTGGTATGTGAGAGTCAATGTCATCGAGGCTCAAGATTTGATACCTCATGATAAAACTAAGTTTTCTGAGGTTTACGTGAAGGCTATGCTGGGGAACCAGACTCTAAGAACTCGGGTTTCTCAGAACAAAACATTGAATCCTATGTGGAATGAAGATCTGATGTTCGTTGTTGCTGAGCCTTTTGAAGAGCCGTTGATTCTCGCTGTCGAAAACAGAGTTGCACCTAACAATGATGAAACGTTGGGACGGTGTGCGATCCCGTTGCAGAGTGTCCAGAGGAGGTTAGACCACAGGCCGCTTCACTCGAGGTGGTTCAACCTAGAGAAACATATAATGGTGGACGGAGAGAAGAAAGAGATCAAGTTCGCTAGCAGGATTCATCTAAGAATCTTTCTTGAAGGAGGATACCATGTTCTTGACGAATCGACTCACTACAGCAGCGACTTGAGACCAACGGCGAAACAGCTGTGGAAACCGAGCATTGGACTGCTTGAAGTAGGGATCATCAGCGCTCACGGACTGATGCCGATGAAGACTAAAGACGGTAAGGGGACAACAGATGCGTACTGTGTGGCTAAGTACGGGCAAAAATGGATCAGAACAAGAACTATTGTCGATAGTTTGATGCCTAAATGGAACGAGCAGTACACGTGGGAAGTGTTTGATACCTGCACTGTCATAACTTTTGGAGCATTCGACAACGGACACATACCAGGAGGAAGCGGAAAAGATACGAGAATCGGGAAAGTGAGGATCCGTCTCTCAACGCTTGAATCTGACCGCATCTACACACATTCATATCCACTCCTCGTCTTTCATCCTTCAGGGATCAAGAAAACTGGCGAAATACAGTTAGCCGTGCGGTTCACTTGCTTATCTGTCATCAACATGCTTCATATGTATTCTCAGCCGCTGCTACCCAAGATGCATTACATTCACCCGTTATCAGTTCTTCAGCTGGACAGCCTGAGATACCAGGCGATGAACATTGTCTCGGCGAGGCTGAACAGAGCAGAGCCGCCGCTTCGCAAGGAGGTTGTGGAGTACATGCTCGACGTGGACTCGCATATGTGGAGCATGAGGAGGAGTAAAGCTAACTTCTTCAGGATCATGAATGTTCTGAGCGGTCTCGTAGCTGTGACGAAATGGTTTGATCAGATCTGCCACTGGAGAAACCCAATAACCACAGTTCTCATTCACGTTCTATTCATAATCTTAGTTCTCTACCCGGAACTCATCCTCCCGACAGTGTTCTTGTACCTTTTCTTGATCGGGATATGGAACTTCCGGTGGAGACCGAGGCACCCTCCACACATGGACACACGGTTGTCTCACGCAGACGCTGTCCACCCCGACGAGCTAGATGAAGAGTTTGACACTTTCCCGACTTCCAGATCCCCTGCGATAGTACGGATGCGGTATGACCGGCTCAGGAGCATAGGAGGACGTGTTCAGACGGTGATAGGCGATCTAGCTACACAGGGAGAGCGGTTTTTATCGCTGCTGAGCTGGCGAGACCCGAGAGCAACCACGTTGTTTCTATTCTTCTGTCTCATAGCTGCTGTTGTGTTGTATGTTACACCGTTTCAGGTTGTGGCACTACTTACTGGGATCTATCTGCTGAGGCATCCAAGGTTCAGACACAAGCTCCCCTCTGTGCCGCTCAATCTCTTCAGGAGGCTACCTGCAAGATCTGACAGTCTAATATAG